From one Catenuloplanes nepalensis genomic stretch:
- a CDS encoding YraN family protein, which produces MTTTTRAVGAYGERVALRHLVEAGMTPVARNWQCPDGEIDIILSDGDEVVFCEVKTRRSTTFGAPAEAVGRRKQQRLRRLASHWLAGAPGHGAQVRFDVVAVTAQRRGAASVEHVRSAF; this is translated from the coding sequence ATGACAACCACAACCCGCGCGGTCGGCGCCTACGGGGAACGAGTGGCGCTGCGGCACCTGGTCGAGGCGGGGATGACCCCGGTCGCCCGCAACTGGCAGTGCCCCGACGGTGAGATCGACATCATCCTCTCCGACGGTGACGAGGTCGTCTTCTGCGAGGTCAAGACGCGCCGCTCCACGACGTTCGGCGCGCCCGCCGAGGCGGTCGGCCGGCGCAAGCAGCAGCGATTGCGGCGCCTCGCCTCCCACTGGCTCGCCGGCGCACCCGGCCACGGCGCCCAGGTGCGCTTCGACGTGGTCGCGGTGACCGCACAGCGCCGCGGCGCGGCCTCGGTCGAGCACGTCCGCAGCGCGTTCTGA
- a CDS encoding YifB family Mg chelatase-like AAA ATPase — MSYAKVCCVGLVGVAGHLVEVEVDIAPGLPGVTLTGLPDTALNEARDRVRAAIVNSGEEWPNRRLTINLLPATLPKRGSAFDLAIAAGILACAGGLPPVGLDGVAILGELGLDGTVRPIRGILPMVTAAAHAGLTRAVVPLHNADEATVVPGMDVRAVDTLQRLIGFVRGTDTLLPPPGSPAPPPPPGPDLADVAGQAVGRRAIEVAAAGGHHLALIGPPGAGKTMLAERLPSVLPELDDEAALEVTAVHSIAGTLPPGGRLIRRPPFQAPHHTASMASLVGGGSGLARPGALSLAHRGVLFLDEAPEFAARVLDALRQPLESGRVTLNRIGGTTDYPTRVQLVIAANPCPCAKPAGDAACECTPGARRRYLGRLSGPLLDRLDLRVRLHPMRAADLIGTDTPRESSATVAVRVARARAAAGARWSAQGWRTNAEVPGAALRSPPWQLPRQDVDRLQQALDQGSLTARGFDRTLRLAWTIADLDGLDRPGSGEVAEASRLRAGEHG, encoded by the coding sequence ATGAGCTACGCCAAGGTGTGCTGCGTCGGGCTGGTCGGCGTGGCGGGCCACCTCGTCGAGGTCGAGGTCGACATCGCACCCGGCCTGCCCGGTGTCACGCTCACCGGCCTGCCCGACACCGCGCTCAACGAGGCCCGCGACCGGGTCCGCGCCGCCATCGTCAACTCCGGCGAGGAGTGGCCGAACCGGCGGCTCACCATCAATCTCCTCCCCGCCACGCTGCCCAAGCGCGGCTCCGCCTTCGACCTGGCCATCGCGGCCGGCATCCTCGCCTGCGCGGGCGGGCTGCCGCCGGTCGGCCTGGACGGCGTCGCGATCCTCGGCGAGCTCGGTCTCGACGGCACCGTCCGCCCGATCCGCGGCATCCTGCCGATGGTCACCGCCGCCGCGCATGCCGGCCTCACCCGAGCCGTCGTCCCGCTGCACAACGCGGACGAGGCCACCGTCGTCCCCGGCATGGACGTGCGCGCGGTCGACACACTGCAGCGGCTGATCGGCTTCGTCCGCGGCACGGACACGCTGCTCCCGCCGCCCGGCTCGCCCGCTCCCCCGCCGCCGCCCGGGCCGGATCTGGCCGACGTGGCCGGGCAGGCCGTCGGCCGCCGGGCCATCGAGGTCGCCGCCGCCGGCGGGCACCACCTCGCGCTCATCGGGCCGCCCGGCGCCGGCAAGACCATGCTCGCCGAGCGCCTGCCGTCCGTGCTCCCGGAGCTGGACGACGAGGCCGCGCTGGAGGTCACCGCGGTGCACTCGATCGCCGGCACGCTCCCGCCCGGCGGCCGGCTCATCCGCCGCCCGCCGTTCCAGGCCCCGCACCACACCGCCAGCATGGCCTCGCTGGTCGGCGGCGGCTCCGGCCTGGCCCGGCCCGGCGCGCTCTCGCTGGCCCATCGCGGTGTGCTCTTCCTCGACGAGGCGCCGGAATTCGCCGCGCGCGTGCTCGACGCGCTGCGCCAGCCGCTGGAGTCCGGCCGGGTCACGCTCAACCGCATCGGCGGCACCACCGACTACCCCACCCGCGTCCAGCTGGTCATCGCGGCCAATCCGTGCCCCTGCGCGAAGCCGGCCGGCGACGCCGCCTGCGAGTGCACACCCGGGGCCCGCCGCCGCTACCTCGGCCGGCTCTCCGGCCCGCTGCTGGACCGCCTCGACCTGCGCGTCCGGCTGCATCCGATGCGCGCGGCCGACCTGATCGGCACGGACACGCCGCGCGAGAGCTCCGCCACGGTCGCCGTCCGGGTCGCCCGGGCCCGCGCCGCGGCCGGAGCACGCTGGTCCGCGCAGGGCTGGCGCACCAACGCGGAGGTGCCCGGCGCGGCGCTGCGCAGCCCGCCCTGGCAGCTGCCCCGCCAGGACGTCGACCGCCTCCAGCAGGCCCTCGACCAGGGCTCGCTCACCGCTCGCGGCTTCGACCGCACCCTTCGCCT